The window AAGAACCGCGAGCCCATCACCATTGCGGATGTGCTCAACTCGCGCCCCATCTGCTACCCGTTCAATGTCCTGAACATCTGCCTCGTGACCGACGCGGGCGGCGCCGTCGTACTGACGCGCGCCGACCGCGCGAAGGACTGCGCCAAGAAGCCCGTCTACGTCCGCGGCGCGGGCGAGGCGACCGAGCACGTGATGCTGACGCAGATGAAGAACCTGACCTTCAGCGAGGCCACGCGCATGTCCGGCGGCAAGGCCTTCACGATGGCCGGCGTCACCCACAAGGACTTCAACCACCTCATGTTCTACGACGCCTTCACCTCGGGGCCGCCGATCATGCTCGAGTCCTTGGGCTTCTGTAAGCCGGGCGAGGGCGTCCACTTCTTCGACAACGGCAAATCCACCCCCGGCGGCTCGCTGCCCATCAACACCAACGGCGGCGGCCTCTCCTACACCCACTCCGGCATGTACGGCATCTTCCCCATCATCGAGGCGGCCCGCCAGCTCCGCGGCGAATGCGGCCCCCGCCAGGTACCCAACTGCAAGGTCTCCCTCGTCAACGGCATGGGCGGCATGCTGTCGGCGGCTGGCACGCTGGTGCTGTCCAGCGAGAAGTAGGGGAGTGGCATGGTCGGGTATAGTGCTACCCTTCCGCCATGCCGGCTTCCCGCCGTTCGCTGGATTGTACAGACCTGCATAACCCGGCACCGTGCTGGCGCGGACGAGTGGCAATCCCGTGCCGAGAATGACTTTCGTAGCCGGCGCCGATCCCGCTCCGCCCGTCCTAGGCTGTCCGGCGCGGCAGTGTTCGGGGTGCCATCCACTTCTGTATAGTTCGTTATCCGTACACAACCTGAGCGATGCAGGCCGGAAGGACCCGGGAGGTTGCAGATCCCTATAAGCGACCACGGCCTGACGGCGTGAACTCTACAGCGATCGTATACTCCGGCACGGAGAGGTGGTCGGGCAGGACGCGAGCTGGGCGGCTCTCGGGACCCATTCAGCGATGCTGGGAGTCACACGAACCAGGGAGGGGCAGTATGAAGAAGACTAACCTGTGCTTGATGGCGGCGGCACTCATAGCCCTGAGCGGGTGCGCACCCTTGCCGCCACGTTCCAATCCAGCCACCAGTGACGCGTTCTTCGGAGAGTGGCAGGGAACGTGGCGGAGCGATATCAACCCGACTTCCAGCGGCACGCTGGAAAAGGTCGCCATCGGGAGGGACCCCGTCGTTCCCATCGATCCGCAGCGGGCTAGCTTCGACGCGAAGCTGACGAACGCCGTGGTGCCAGGTTTCATCGCACGGGGAATGCTCAAGGACGCCAAGCTCAACTTTACCTCCGCTGGCGGCTCCACTCTCGAGTTCATACTCTACGGACAGGACCGAATCGAGGCGACCTACTACAACCCAAACAACCGCGACCGCGGAACCTGGAGCCTCACTCGGGTCTCGTCGCCCGTTGTCGAGAAAGCGCCCACGGCGCCGGTGCCCTCAGGTGCGCCGACAGACGCTGCTGCGTCCTCGGCCGCCGGATCAAACCTCTCACCGGGGCGTTGCGAAGGGAAATGGAGGCATCCCAGCTTTGGCGAGGGCAAAGTCTACCTTACGGTGAAGACCGTGAAGGGAGCGGACGTGACTGGCACCTTTTACGGAGAGGGCTCGGCTACGTATCAAAACCGCGACCTGCCCCTAACGGGGAAGCTCAGCGTGGAAGACGGCACAGAGAAACTCACCTTCGCCGCTAGTCCGGTATGGGGCGGGGTGTTGTTCCGAGACGGCATGTGGACTGGGACTGTGACGGCCGTCGCCACGTCGAACTTGACTCTTCGTTGCAAATAGGCGGACATCGGGAACGTCGCTGGCGCCGGTCTTTTCATGTGTGCTGGCTCAAGTCCGACGGATAAGAAACCGCTTCAGCCGGCCGGCTTCGCCGGCGGTTGAGCGGCAACGTTAGGCCGCCTGCGTAGCGCTCCGAGACCATCGTGCGCGGTAACCACTGGAAACATCAGTCGTGAGAGGTTGCATTTGATGGGAGGTCCAGCACGATGACTCGCTTGCCTCCCGTCAGCCCGGGCCAGATCCTCACCGGCTCGCTCTTCAGCGAGCCGATGCGGGTCGAGACTGTGCTGGCCAACGGGCCGGCGAGCTGGGTGGTCGGTCTCGTGGGGACGCAGTCCGAGCGGTTTCGCAAGGTCACGCTGACCGGCACCGATCTCGATCGCCTCACGGTTCTCGACGCGGAACACTCGTTCGACGGCGACGGACGCCTGTTGCGGCTTGGTCTCCAGGCCTACGCGCTCGGCATCGCCTACGAGTTCGATCCCTACTTCGGGCTTTCGATCTCGCGCGTGGATCCGCTGCCGCATCAGCTCGAAGCGGTCTACGACTACCTGCTCAAGCTGGCACGCGTACGCTTTCTGCTGGCCGACGACGCCGGCGCGGGCAAGACCATCATGTCGGGCCTGCTCATCCGCGAGCTGGAACTGCGCGGCCTCGCCGAGCGCATCCTGATCGTCTGCCCCGCGAACCTCGCCTTCCAGTGGCAGCGCGAGCTGAAGGAGAAGTTCGATACCAAGTTCCTTGTCCTCAAAGGCCAGGACATCCGCGACCAGTTCGGCGTGAACCAATGGCTCGAGCGCAGCCGCGTCATCACCTCGCTCGACCTCGCGAAGCGCGCCGATATCCTTCCCGGGCTGCGCCAGGTCCACTGGGATCTCGTGATCGTGGACGAGGCGCACCGCATGTCAGCCTCCGACGAGTCGCACAAGAGCCTGCGCTACAAGCTGGGCGAGCTGCTGCGCGACACCTCGGACCACATGCTCCTGCTCACGGCGACCCCACACAAGGGCGATCCGGAGAACTTCAGCCTGTTCCTGCAACTCCTCGACGCCGACTGCTATGCCGATGTGAAGTCGATTCGCGAGGCCATGAACCGCCGGCGCGCGCCCTTCTACCTGCGCCGCACCAAGGAGGCGATGGTCTACTTCCCCGAACGGCGGACGGACGGGACCTGGGCCGCCAAGCCGATCTTCACCAAGCGCATCCCGCACACGGTGGACTTCCAGATTGACGGCGCGGAGTTCGACCTCTACCGCGACGTGACGCGCTTCGTGAAACGCGAGAGCGCCCGCGCCGCAGCCGAGGGCGAGGACCCCCGCGCGCGCGCGATCGGCTTCCTGATGTCTCTCTACCAGCGGCGGCTCGCGTCGAGCACCTACGCCATGCGGCGTTCGCTCGAGAACCGCGCACGCCGCCTCGAAGAGGGGCTCAAGCGCGCGCAGGATCTCGCCCGCCAGGCGCCGCCGGATCTCCCCGATCCGGAAGAGCTGGAGGAGATGGAGGAGAGCGAGCGCGACCGGCTGGAGGCGCTGCTCGAAGCGATCACACTCGCGGGGAGCGCCGACCAGGTGCGCCAGGAGGTCCAGGAGCTGCGGCGCCTGGCCGTCCAGGCCCAGGCGGTCGAGGATGCGGGCACGGAGGCGAAGCTCTCGGAACTCAAAGCGCTGCTCCAGAAGGAGGGATTCTTCGACCACGCGGACCAGCGCCTGCTCCTTTTCACCGAGTTCAAGGACACGCTGGACTACCTCATGGGTCGCCTCAAGACCTGGGGTTTCCGCGTCGGCTGCATCCACGGCGGCATGAAGTCAGGCTCGCGTGACGAGCCGGGCACCCGCCTCCACGCCGAGCAGCAGTTCCGCGAAGGCGAGATCCAGGTTCTGGTCGCCACCGAGGCCGCGGGCGAGGGGATCAACCTTCAGGTCTGCAACATCCTCTTCAACTACGACATCCCCTGGAACCCGAACCGCCTCGAACAGCGAATGGGCCGCATCCACCGCTACGGCCAGCGCAAGGACTGCCTGATCTTCAACTTCGTGGCCACCAACACCATCGAAGGCCGCGTCCTGCAGCGGCTGCACGAAAAGCTGAAGGAGATCCGCGACGCGCTGGACGACGACGCCGTGTTCAACGTCGTCGGCGAGGTCCTGCCTGCGGCCCACGTCGAGCGCGTGCTGCGCGACTACTACGCCGGAAAGCTCGGCGACGCCGATCTCGAGGAGCGCATGCTCCGCGATGTCGACGAGGGGCAGTTTCGCGCCATCTGCCAGAACGCCCTCGAGGGGCTCGCGAGCAAGAAGCTCAACCTCGAGATGCTGATCGAGCGGCGCGCGCGGGCGCAGGAGCGGCGCGTCGTGCCGGAGACCATCGCACGTTTCCTCCGTGAGGCGGCCGAGTTCGTGCCACTCTCGCTCAAGATGGTCCCGAGCGTGCCGCACGCCTTCGAGCCGGCGCGCACGCCCTCGATCCTCCGTCGTTACGAGAAGGACCTGGACTGGAAGCTCCCGGCCCTCGCAGACCGCTATCCGCGCTGTTCTACCGACCGCGAGGCCGCCGAGAACGAGAAGCTGGAGTGGGTCACGCCCGGCCATCCGCTCTTCGAGGCGATCCGGCGGCACACCCACGCGCGGGCGCTCGACGTGCTCGGCACGGGCGCGACCTTCCACTCGCTCCAGCACGAAAGCCCGGCGCGCATCGACTTCTACCGGACGCGTGTGGTGGATGGACTCGGGCAGGTGGTCCACGAGCGGCTCTTCGCGGTGGAGATCCCCGAGGACGGCGAACCTCGGCTCCAAGAGCCCGGCCTGCTCGGCAACTTCGTGCCTGCGGACCCTCCGGCCGAGATGCCCGCGG is drawn from Candidatus Rokuibacteriota bacterium and contains these coding sequences:
- a CDS encoding thiolase, yielding KNREPITIADVLNSRPICYPFNVLNICLVTDAGGAVVLTRADRAKDCAKKPVYVRGAGEATEHVMLTQMKNLTFSEATRMSGGKAFTMAGVTHKDFNHLMFYDAFTSGPPIMLESLGFCKPGEGVHFFDNGKSTPGGSLPINTNGGGLSYTHSGMYGIFPIIEAARQLRGECGPRQVPNCKVSLVNGMGGMLSAAGTLVLSSEK
- a CDS encoding helicase-related protein, whose amino-acid sequence is MTRLPPVSPGQILTGSLFSEPMRVETVLANGPASWVVGLVGTQSERFRKVTLTGTDLDRLTVLDAEHSFDGDGRLLRLGLQAYALGIAYEFDPYFGLSISRVDPLPHQLEAVYDYLLKLARVRFLLADDAGAGKTIMSGLLIRELELRGLAERILIVCPANLAFQWQRELKEKFDTKFLVLKGQDIRDQFGVNQWLERSRVITSLDLAKRADILPGLRQVHWDLVIVDEAHRMSASDESHKSLRYKLGELLRDTSDHMLLLTATPHKGDPENFSLFLQLLDADCYADVKSIREAMNRRRAPFYLRRTKEAMVYFPERRTDGTWAAKPIFTKRIPHTVDFQIDGAEFDLYRDVTRFVKRESARAAAEGEDPRARAIGFLMSLYQRRLASSTYAMRRSLENRARRLEEGLKRAQDLARQAPPDLPDPEELEEMEESERDRLEALLEAITLAGSADQVRQEVQELRRLAVQAQAVEDAGTEAKLSELKALLQKEGFFDHADQRLLLFTEFKDTLDYLMGRLKTWGFRVGCIHGGMKSGSRDEPGTRLHAEQQFREGEIQVLVATEAAGEGINLQVCNILFNYDIPWNPNRLEQRMGRIHRYGQRKDCLIFNFVATNTIEGRVLQRLHEKLKEIRDALDDDAVFNVVGEVLPAAHVERVLRDYYAGKLGDADLEERMLRDVDEGQFRAICQNALEGLASKKLNLEMLIERRARAQERRVVPETIARFLREAAEFVPLSLKMVPSVPHAFEPARTPSILRRYEKDLDWKLPALADRYPRCSTDREAAENEKLEWVTPGHPLFEAIRRHTHARALDVLGTGATFHSLQHESPARIDFYRTRVVDGLGQVVHERLFAVEIPEDGEPRLQEPGLLGNFVPADPPAEMPAVATLPEATTWLHEHALAPFLEETRKDRLSEVERVSAHVELSLTELLQRADEEIGRAASDVEQKLPGAEGRLAQTETRHAELLARRERRRIDLDRQRALTLQAVERLASVLVLPHPEREAPEVRRLRPNFETEAIAMRVVMEHERAQGRQVYDVSEKNLGYDVTSLDLASGELRLIEVKGLGATTGTILLTPNERRVAEDRPDCFWLYVVTDCDNAPRLQEPIRDPARLDWNEVTKVAHYYLAVNAMTKPMQVREDSPPYGGGS